In Thioalkalivibrio sp. XN279, a single window of DNA contains:
- the gpmA gene encoding 2,3-diphosphoglycerate-dependent phosphoglycerate mutase: MILLRHGQSEWNLKNLFTGWVDVDLTDQGLAEAREAARLIKAEGLDFDLAFTSTLKRAIRTLWIVMDEMDRMWVPVTRAWELNERHYGALQGLDKAETVRRHGEEQVLTWRRSYDVPPPPMPADDPGHPSHDPRYAGVDPARLPVAESLKDTLARVQPYWEQHIAPAIRAGRQVVIAAHGNSLRALVKMLDGLSEEEILKLNIPTGIPLVYELDDDLRATSRRYLGDPEAAKRAAEAVANQAKG; encoded by the coding sequence CTGATCCTCCTGCGCCACGGCCAGAGCGAGTGGAACCTGAAGAACCTGTTCACCGGCTGGGTGGACGTGGACCTGACCGACCAGGGCCTGGCCGAGGCCAGGGAAGCCGCCCGACTGATCAAGGCCGAGGGCCTCGACTTCGATCTCGCCTTCACCTCCACCCTGAAGCGCGCCATTCGCACGCTGTGGATCGTCATGGACGAGATGGACCGCATGTGGGTGCCGGTGACTCGCGCCTGGGAGCTGAACGAGCGCCACTACGGCGCCCTGCAGGGCCTCGATAAGGCGGAGACGGTAAGGCGCCACGGCGAGGAACAGGTGCTGACCTGGCGCCGCAGCTACGACGTGCCGCCGCCCCCCATGCCCGCAGACGACCCGGGGCACCCGAGCCATGATCCCCGCTACGCCGGCGTCGACCCGGCCCGGCTGCCGGTGGCGGAATCGCTCAAGGACACCCTCGCGCGCGTTCAGCCCTACTGGGAACAGCATATCGCCCCGGCCATCCGGGCCGGCCGGCAGGTCGTCATCGCCGCGCACGGCAACAGCCTGCGCGCGCTGGTGAAAATGCTCGACGGCCTCAGCGAGGAGGAGATCCTCAAGCTCAACATCCCCACCGGCATCCCGCTGGTGTATGAGCTGGACGACGACCTGCGCGCCACCTCCAGGCGCTACCTGGGCGATCCCGAGGCCGCCAAGCGGGCCGCGGAGGCGGTGGCCAACCAGGCCAAGGGCTGA
- a CDS encoding NYN domain-containing protein: MATEPLIAVFIDFENLALGVRDMKGDSKFRVELVIKRLLEKGRLVFKRAYCDWSGYRDYTREFHAHGIEMIDIPQSRHSGKNSADIHMVVDALDLCYAKQHIDVFALLSGDSDFSPLVSKLKENDKRVIGCGVKSSTSDLLIHGCDEFIYYDDLARTAAKPKRTRSKAEKPDKKTEAMDKLVEIVDSLDTDYDQLWGSMVKQTIKRVHPGFSESYYGYKSFSDLLKDAESRGLIRLEFDENRGNYLVSAAG; this comes from the coding sequence ATGGCCACCGAACCGCTGATCGCGGTATTCATCGATTTCGAGAACCTCGCGCTCGGCGTACGCGACATGAAGGGCGACAGCAAGTTTCGCGTCGAGCTCGTCATCAAGCGCCTGCTGGAAAAAGGCCGCCTGGTGTTCAAGCGCGCCTACTGCGACTGGAGTGGCTACCGCGATTACACGCGCGAGTTCCACGCCCACGGCATCGAGATGATCGACATCCCGCAAAGCCGCCACAGTGGCAAGAACAGCGCCGACATCCACATGGTCGTGGACGCGCTCGACCTGTGCTACGCCAAGCAGCACATCGACGTCTTCGCCCTGCTTTCGGGCGACAGCGACTTCTCGCCGCTGGTCTCCAAGCTGAAGGAGAACGACAAGCGGGTCATCGGCTGCGGCGTGAAAAGCTCCACCTCGGACCTGCTGATCCACGGCTGCGACGAGTTCATCTACTACGACGACCTGGCGCGCACCGCGGCCAAGCCGAAGCGCACGCGCAGCAAGGCCGAGAAGCCGGACAAAAAGACCGAGGCCATGGACAAGCTGGTGGAAATCGTCGATTCGCTGGACACCGACTACGACCAGCTGTGGGGCTCGATGGTGAAGCAGACCATCAAGCGCGTGCACCCGGGCTTCAGCGAGAGCTACTACGGCTACAAGAGCTTCTCGGACCTGCTCAAGGACGCGGAGTCACGCGGCCTGATCCGGCTCGAGTTCGACGAAAACCGCGGCAATTACCTGGTGAGCGCGGCCGGCTGA